The following coding sequences lie in one Lycium ferocissimum isolate CSIRO_LF1 unplaced genomic scaffold, AGI_CSIRO_Lferr_CH_V1 ctg9100, whole genome shotgun sequence genomic window:
- the LOC132046033 gene encoding uncharacterized protein LOC132046033, with translation MVEHNKPSHNKKDKDNTENNSDQRLQEARSENQDTHEGKENGKQMSQESKVKENKDENDSIDQRSQERNGTDNKEEEEEISTSLSSRLKDCEGINLVVDLNCENDKQKDDFEGNSDDEVAESLIQFFAPNIVRDKEEGEVDEDQECTAESHLKEVIEKQGLSPVKRGRSKHKGKSKKLKDARAKTVPLEKGKSLE, from the coding sequence ATGGTTGAACATAACAAACCAAGTcataacaaaaaagataaagacAATACCGAGAACAACAGTGACCAAAGGTTGCAGGAAGCAAGGTCAGAAAATCAGGACACtcatgaaggaaaggaaaatggaaaaCAAATGTCTCAAGAAAgtaaagtgaaggaaaacaaagatgagaatgacAGCATTGATCAAAGATCTCAAGAAAGAAATGGGACTGAtaacaaagaagaagaggaggaaatTTCGACTAGCTTAAGTTCCAGACTCAAAGATTGTGAGGGCATAAACCTGGTGGTAGATCTAAACTGCGAAAATGATAAACAGAAAGATGATTTTGAAGGCAACTCTGATGATGAAGTGGCAGAAAGCCTAATTCAATTTTTTGCCCCAAACATTGTCCGTGACAAGGAAGAAGGGGAAGTCGATGAAGACCAGGAATGTACAGCTGAAAGTCACTTGAAGGAAGTGATTGAAAAGCAAGGATTGTCTCCAGTAAAAAGGGGAAGAAGCAAACATAAAGGAAAAAGCAAGAAACTTAAAGATGCAAGAGCTAAAACTGTTCCCCTGGAAAAGGGAAAGAGTTTAGAATAG